The nucleotide window TGTATTGGGAGCAGTTCGCCGATGTAAAAGCCGCCATAGACCGGGAAAAGCAGCTTAAGGCCGGGTCAAGGCAGAAGAAGTTGGATTTGATTAATGGGTTCAACCCTGAGTGGCAAGAACTGTTTGATATACTGGACTAACAATCGTGTCATTGCGAGGAAGAATGACGAAGCAATCCGTCCTCTGAAATGTGCCGAGTTACCTGAAGTGAAAAGCCCTTTACTATCTGTGGTAGTAAAGGGCTTTCTCGGTAAAGGACGCAACTACCTTCGCAGAGGACGGATGGCCGCGCTTCGCTCGCCATGACACGGAAAAGGAAAAGGCTTTCCAGGTGAGGGCCAGGACTACTTTCGTAGAGGACGGATTGCCTCAGCATTCAGCCTCGCAAAGACACCATACAACCCCTACCGCGGGGGCCTAGGTTTTGCAGGCGCTGCCGGGCGTTCTGGTTGGCGGGATTCAGCTGCAGGGAGCGGCGGTAGTGGGTAATGGCCGCTTGGATGTCGTGGTTTTTCTCGTCGGCTTCACCCAGGCTGTCGAAGAGGTTGGCGTCATTAGGGTAAAGCTCCGTGCCGAGGGCGAAGATGGCCCGGGCGGCGGCCGGGTTGCGGGCTTCGCGCAGGAGCTGGTAGCCCCAGGTGTTCAGCTCACCTTCCGACAACGCAAACGCCGGCTCCTGCTGCTGCAGCTGGCGGTAGATTTCCGGGGCTTTATCGAATCCTTCCTGGGCCAGGGCCGCCGCGAAGCCCGCCTGAGTGGGCACGGGGCCGGACCGAGCGGGCAGGTGGTAAAGCCGGGCCATGTGGGCCGGTACGCCATTCTGCGCGGGCGTGCGGTCCAGAAACTGGCGGCCGGTGGCGGCATCCTTCAGGTGGGCGTTGAGGAACTCCAGGGTGTAGCGGCAGGTCCAGTGGTAAGCCGCCTCGACCTCCGCGCGGGAATACTCCGCGAAGTGCGCCGGTTCGGCCACGCGCAGAGCAATGGTCGAAAAGTCGATGTGCTCCATCGGGTTCATGACCACGTGGTAGAGGTCAGAGTACTTGGCTTCGTTCAGCAGAATGCCCGTCGTCTGCATGCCTTTGGCGCTGAGCTCCCGCACCGACTCGGAGCGGCGCTGCACGTACAGCCACGGTACGGTCAGGCGCACGCGCGACACAGGCTTGGTGTCCTCCTGGGCTTTGGTACCATCAAAGCTGACAATGGCACCAATGCGCGAATCTTGCGTGGCCGCCAGGGCATTGGCCAGGCCGCCCCAGCTCCAGCCGGCGGCAGCCACGTGAGCCAGGTCGGCTTGGGGCAGGGTGTGGGCGTAGGACAGCAGAAACTGGATATCCCGCGCCTGGGTACCGAGCCCTTCAGCGTCGAAGTTCATGTCCTTGGTGCGCGTACCCAGGCTGCGGCTGGCCAGCACCACGTAGCCGTAGCTGGCGAGATACTCGCACAGGTCGGCGGCTTCGTGGGCCGTGCCCCCACCGCCGGCGGCATAAATGACCACCGGAAACTTGCCCGCCGCGGCCGAGGCATTCCGCACGGCCCACATGCGCTGATCAAAGAGTTGCTGCGCCTGCTTGGGGCCTACTTGGGCGGCAGCCCACTGCAGCTTGTCGGCCAAAAAGGCGGCAGCTTCCGCATCGGTGCGGGCGAAGTTGTCGTCGGTGGCCTCGGTGCGCAGGTAATCGGCATAGCGGATGGGGGTCCCGCCTTTCTGGGCCGGATACCACACCAGCGTTTGGATAGGTCGTGCCAGCTCGCCGGTGGTTGGTTTCCCGGTTACGGCGTCGGTACGGCCTTTATAAGCCCGGGCGTAATCGTATTGCTGCACCACGCGGAAGCCCACGGCATGAGGACCTTGCTTGAGGTCAGCAAAGCCCGAGGCCGCCCGGGCAACGGAGGCGCAGAAAATCAGAATAAGGAATAGAAAGGTGCGAATCATTAGGCAACAGGAATGAAAAGGAGCCCAATGATACGACTTCCCATTTCGCCACTTAGTCCACCAACACGCCGATGTAGTAGTTGAACGTGTCGACTTCGAGGTTGTCCTTGGTAGCGCCGGGCAGGCTGATTTCCTGGAAGCGGGTGCCGGGCTGAATAAAGCCGTACTGCCCACCTTTGAGGCGCACCCGCACGGGCATGTCGAAGTCGGGCACGTTGGCGACCCAGCGCACCAGCACCTTGCCCTCTTCCTGGCGGATTTCCAGGGTCGGGATGCTGCCGTAGCGCAGGTACTGGTCGAATACCTTCGTCAGATTCTTGCCGCTTTGCTGGTTGATGTAGCCCACGATTTGCTCGGTGGTAACGGTCTGGTGGTAGAACTGCTGGCCCAGGCCCCGCAGAATCTGCCGCCACTTCTCGTCGTCGTTGACGATGGTACGCACCATGTTGAGCAGGTTGGAGCCCTTGTCGTACATGTCGCCGGAGCCTTCCTGGTTGACACCGTAGGGCCCGATGATGGGGCCGTCGTTCTGGATATTGCGCCGCTGCCCGTGCAGGTACTCCTGACCGGCGGGCTTGCCAAACTGGCTTTCCGTAAACAGCGCCTCGGAGTACGTGGTAAAGCTTTCGTGCACCCACATGTCGGCAATGTCCTTGGAGGTGATGTTGTTGCCAAACCACTCGTGCCCACTTTCGTGGATGATGATAAAGTCCCACTTCAAGCCCCAGCCCGTGGCCGACCGGTCGTGGCCGAGGTAGCCGTTCTGGTACTTGTTGCCGTAGGCCACGGCGCTCTGGTGCTCCATGCCCAGGTGGGGCGCATCGACAAGCTTGTAGCCGTCCTCGTAAAATGGATAAGGGCCAAACCAGTGCTCCAGCGACTTCAGCATGGGCTTCACGTTGGCGGCAAAGTGAGTTTTGGCCTTGCCCAGGTTTTCGCGCAGCACCCAGTACTCCAGGCTGAGTTTGCCCTTTTCCCCGGTGTAGCTGTCCGAAAAGCTGGTGTAGTCGCCCACGTTCAAAGCCACGTCGTAGTTGTTGATGGGGTTGCGCACGGCCCAGTCGAAGCGGGTGAGGCCGCCCTTGAGCTTGGTGGTTTTGCGCAGCCGCCCGTTTGAGACATCCTTCAGCCCCTGCGGCACCGTCACGCTGATGAGCATGCTGTCCACCTCGTCGCTCTGGTGGTCTTTGTTGGGCCACCAGGCGCTGGCGCCCAGGCCCTGCACGGCCGTAGCCACCCAGGGCTTGCCGTTGGCATCTTTGGTAAACACCAGGCCCCCGTCCCAGGGTGCGCGCTCAGCCACCCGGGGCTTGCCAGCATAGAAGACCGTAAACTCATCCTGGCTGCCCTTGCGAATGGGCTGGGCAAAGGTGACGAACACAGCATTGGCCTCCCGGGTAAAGGGCAGGCTCTGGCCCTTGTACACCACTTTCTCCACCGTCAGGTTGGCAAACAAGTCGAACTGCAGGCGGGTGAAGTCCTGGGTGGCCGTGAAGCGGAACAGGTTGGAGCCGCTCAGGGAACGGTCGTCGATGTTGAGCTTGACGTCGAGGTGGTAGTAGTTGATGTCGTAGCAGGTGCGCAGGGGCGTGAGCGTGCCGCGCAGGGAGTCGGCGCGGGTGGCCTTGGGGTTGGCTTGCAGCAACTGGGCCGAGGCCGTCGGGATAAGGCCGATCAGTGCGGCAACAAGGGATAAGGAACGAAGCATAGTAGTTGGAAAACGGGAGCAATACGGCAGGTAACAGACTCGGCAGCGGCCCTAAGGTTGCCAAAGCAGCGCAGGAACAGCTCAAAGGTAGACCGGCTATAGTTGGCGCTTTCCCGGGCGGCAGGTTCGCAAAAGTAGCGGACCGCAAGTTTTGGGTGGGCGGGGCCGGAGTTTGCCGTAGGTTTGCGGCCAGACTTGCTTTGCTATATGCCTGCTACTACCACTCCTTCCCGCGCCGCCATCCTCGGGCTTTTGCCATCGTCTACATCGTCTGGGGCTCCACGTATTTGGGCATCCGCTTCGCCATTGATAGTATGCCGCCCCTGCTCATGGCCGGTTCGCGCTACTTGCTGGCTGGCCTGATTCTTTACACGTTTATGCGCCTGCGCGGCGAGGCGGCGCCTACCCGGCAGGGCTGGGCCACGGCCGTTATCATCGGCATCTGCCTGCTGACTTTCGGCAACGGCGGCGTGACATTAGGCGAGCAGTACATTCCCTCGGGCATGACTTCCCTGCTGGTAGCCACGGTGCCCATGTTTCTGGCGCTGCTGGGTTGGATGAGTGGAGTAGCGGCCCGGCCCACGCTGCGGGTGGCGCTGGGCTTGGCACTGGGTCTAGGCGGGGTGTATCTGCTGGCTCGCACGCCGGGCGTGAGTCACGTGGCTATTCCCGGCCACGAGGCCATTGGTATTGCCCTGGTGCTGGTGGCGGCCTTGGTGTGGGCCATTGGCTCTTTGTATTCCAAGAAAAAGCAGGCGGCTTCCTCCCCTTTCCTGGCCGGCGGCATGCAGATGATTTGCGGCGGACTCACCATGCTCCTCATCGGGCTGGTGCGCGGCGAAGCCACCGGCTTCGAGCTAGCCGCCGTGACCACCAAGTCGTGGATAGCCTATGCTTATCTGGTGACCCTGGGTTCCATCGTGGCTTTTTCGGCGTACATCTGGCTGCTACGGGCAGTTGAACCGGCTCTGGCAGGTACCTACGCCTTCGTTAATCCCGTAGTAGCCGTTCTGCTGGGCTGGGCCTTTGCCGGCGAGCAGCTTACTACGGGTATGCTGGGCGGCGCGGCGCTGATTGTGGCGGCCGTGATTTTAGTGGTGCTGGGCGGCCGTCAAAAAAGCAGTTCGTAGAAATAGTTGGGCTAGCTGAAACATAGGCTAAAACGCTTTGGCAACCTGTGCAAACGTTTTTTCATACCCTTATTCCTATTTTTTATAATAAATATGCATATAAATAGAGCGAATGTCATGTAACCTGCGTAAATTCGCTACGTATTTGGTACACCAACTCGCTAAGACGCCGCTCATGAAAACATCTGCTACTCTCCCCGACATTCGTACCGAAGGCGACATTAAGACTTTGGTTGACACGCTGTGCTCCAAAGCCACCAATGACACCTTGTTAGGAGCACGTTTTGGCGCTGCGGCCCGTATTCACTGGCCCCAGTATCTCACCACCCAATACCGTTACTGGAGCAGCACCCTGCTGGGCAAAGGTACCCAGGAAGGTGAGCCCCTGCCCGAGCAGCTGGCCCTGCCCACCAGCGGCCCGCACATCGAGCACTGGGTTAAATTATTCTCCTCCGCCGTAGAGGAATGCTTCGCGGGCTCCAAGGCTGAAGAAGCCAAAAAGCTGGCCCGGCAGATGGCTACTCGCCTCAGCCTGAGCCGCACCCGCGAGTTGCCCGTCGACTAATCACACCCACTTCCCTTTCCCACCCTTTTTCTGCAAATCTGTTCTGGTTTCCTCCTTTCACTCCTCCCACCCCAAGCTTTGGTGCTCCACACGCTAAGGCTTAAACCAAGAAAAAACCCGTACTGAACTCAGTACGGGTTTCTTTTTTAGCGCCGGGCACCGGTTAGCTCAGCCCCGGAATGAGAAAAGAGCTTTTAGTCCTCTTTGTACAACTTCCCCGCCTTGTCGGCCGAAAGCCGGATGCCTTTAATCATGGCTGAGCTGAAGCCGTGGTGCTCCATTTCGTTGAGGCCCGCAATGGTGCAGCCCTTGGGCGAAGTTACTTTGTCGATTTCCTGCTCGGGGTGTGAAGCCAGCTGCAACAGCAAATCGGCCGCACCTTTCGCCGTTTGGGCCGCCATCTTCAGGGCATCGTGGGCGTGAAACCCGATTTCGGTGCCCCCCTGGGAAGCAGCCCGAATGGCCCGCAGAAAGAAGGCCACGCCGCAGGCACAGAGCGCCGTAGCGGACGTCATCAGTTCCTCGTTGATGCGCACAGTCATTCCCACCGTATCAAACAGCTTTTCCACTAAAGCCAGGTCGTCGTCCAGTTCCTGGTCACTGGCAATACAGGTCATGGACTGGCCGATACCGATGGCCGTATTGGGCATGGCCCGCACCACGCGCAGGGCAGCTCCAGCCTGGTTGCGGATATCCTGGCAGCTTACGCCGGAAATTACCGAAATCAGCAGGTGCTTATCGGGGTTAAAGGCAGTTTTGATGCTATCCAGCAGCTTATTGAGCTGTTGGGGCAGCACGGCCAGCACTACGATGTCGGCCTGCTCCACGGCCGCCAGGTTGTCGGCAGTAGTCTGGTAGCCGGCCTGGGCCAGCGGGGCCAGGGCAGCAGCATTGCGGCGGGTCAGGGTTATGGCTTCGGGGGCCGACATGCCGGCTTTTACCAATCCTTTCGCCAGCGAAATTCCAATGTTGCCACTGCCCAGAATGGCAATCTTCGTCGTGTTTTCCATTGCGTATGCGGGTTAGCCACCTCGTTGGCAGCGGTGTAAACTAGCTGATTTTGTTCAGGTTGGTGCAGCAAGGACACAAAAAAGGGCGGCTCCAGTTGCTGGGCCGCCCTTTCGCAAGGTTGAATATGCTACCAATTACACGCCCAGCAGCAGGCGCGTCGGGTCCTCGAGCAGCTCTTTCACGCGCACCAGGAACGACACCGACTCGCGGCCGTCGATGATGCGGTGGTCGTAGCTCAGGGCCAGGTACATCATGGGGCGAATCACCACCTGACCGTTTTCGGCAATCGGACGCTGCACGATGTTGTGCATACCCAGGATGGCCGACTGCGGCGCGTTGATAATCGGGGTGCTCATCATGGAGCCGAATACGCCACCGTTGGTGATGGTAAACGTACCACCAGTCATCTGCTCGATGGTCAGCTTATTGTCGCGGGCCAGGCCGGCGAGGCGCTGAATTTCCTTCTCAATACCGTCGAACGACAACTCTTCGGCGTTGCGAATCACGGGCACCACCAGTCCTTTGGGGCCGAAACGGCAATGCTGATGTCGCAGAAGTCGTTGTACAGGATGTCGGTACCGTCAATCTGGGCATTCACGGCGGGCCACTCTTTCAGAGCCACGCACACGGCCTTGGTGAAGAACGACATGAAGCCGAGGCCCACGCTGTGCTTCTCCTTGAACTTGTCCTTGAACTTATTGCGCAGGTCCATGATGGGCTGCATGTTTACCTCGTTGAAGGTGGTAAGCATGGCCGTTTCATTCTTCACCGACACCAGGCGGCGGGCAACGGTCTTGCGCAGGTTGCTCATCCGCTCCCGACGCACGTTGCGGCTGCCGCTGGCGGCCGGAGCCGGGGCAGCCGCAGGCTTAGCGGCGGGGCAGCGGCCGGAGCGGCAGCGGGTGCCGGAGCGGCAGCGGGTGCCGGAGCAGCCGGACGGGCCTGGGCGTTCAGCGCATCCTCTTTGGTAATCCGACCATCCCGGCCCGAGCCTTGCACGTCACCGGCGGCAATGCCTTTCTCACCCAGAATCTTGCCGGCAGCCGGCGAAGGCGTTCCGGTAGCATAGCTGGAAGCGCTGGCCGAAGCCGGAGCGGCAGCAGCCGGAGCAGCTTGGGCAGCAGCCGGAGCCGCGGCTGGCGCTGGGGCCGCAGCTGCGCCACTGCCACCCTCGATGCGGGCAATGGTAGCGCCGATACCGATGGTTTCGCCTTCCTTCACGGCATGACGCAGCGTGCCGGCTCCTTCAGCGGGCAACTCAAAAGTGGCTTTGTCCGACTCGAGTTCGGCAATAACCTCGTCGCGCTGCACCTGGGCACCGTCGGGCTTCAGCCATTTGGCTACGGTTACTTCCGTGATGGATTCGCCTACGGCTGGAATCTTCATTTCTACGGTAGCACCGCCACCGGCAGCCGGAGCAGCAGCGGTCGGAGCTGCGGCAGTAGGCGTATCGGCCGAGACGGCCTGTGACCCGCCGTAGCCCGACTGGTTGCTGGCCTGCGGGTTCTGCTCGCCCTGGGTTACGGGGTCAGCAGCCGGAGCCGCCGGAACTGCAGCGGCCTGGGCTGAGCAGCGGGAGCGGCTGGCGCAGCCGGAGTGGCAGCCCCGTCGCCGTTGATGCTGGCAATGGTAGTGCCGATGCCGATGGTTTCGCCTTCAGCAACCTGAATCTTGAGGACGCCGTCGGTTTCGGCGGGTAGCTCAAAGGTGGCCTTATCGGACTCCAGCTCGGCAATAACTTCGTCGCGCTTTACCGTGTCGCCGTCCTGCTTCAGCCATTTGGCAATGGTTACTTCGGTGATGGATTCGCCGACGGCGGGTATTTTAATTTCCAGACCCATGGGAAGGGAGTTAGAAGGGTTTCAAGTGAAATTAAAGCACGAAGCACTGACTTCGCGCCGCGTAGCACCCCGAAGGCACCACGCACGGAACAGGGCAAACCGGCTTCCCGCAAGCTAAGCAGGAAAGCCGGTTTGCGCTACCGCTATTCAGACTTTTGGGCGTTGGCAGCCGTTTCCTTGATGGTCTCGTCGGCCACGGCTTCTTTGGGCTTATCAAAAGCCCGGGCAATCAGCTCCTTCTGCTCCTTGATATGCACTTTGTTGTAGCCAGTAGCGGGCGAAGCCGAAGGCTTGCGGGCAATAACGTCTTCCAGCTCGCGGCGCATGAAGCGCAGCAGGTAGTTCCAGTAGCCCATGTTCTCCGGCTCTTCCTGCACCCAGTAGAGTTTCGCTTTGGGGTACTTAGCCAGTTCGGCGTCGAGCTGCTTCTTAGGGAAGGGGTGCAATTGCTCTAAACGAACAATGGCCACATCGGTACGACCCGAGGTACGCTGCTCTTCCAGCAAGTCAAAGTAGACTTTGCCCGAGCACAGTAGCACGCGCTTCACCTTTTTGGCGTCGGCATACACGTCGCCGAGCACTTCGCGGAATGAGCCGGAGGTAAACTCCTCGACCGGCGACACGCACAGCGGATGGCGCAGCATCGACTTGGGCGACATCACTACCAGGGGCTTGCGGAAGCTCCAGGTCAGCTGCCGGCGTAGGGCATGGAAGAAGTTGGCCGGCGTGGTCATGTTAGCCACGACGATGTTGTGCTCGGCGGCCAGCTGTAAGAACCGCTCGGGGCGGGCGTTTGAGTGCTCCGGGCCCTGGCCCTCGTAGCCGTGGGGCAGCTGCATCACAATGCCGTTCATGCGCTGCCACTTGCTTTCCGACGACACCACGAACTGGTCAATCATGGTCTGGGCACCGTTGGCGAAGTCGCCGAACTGGGCTTCCCAGATAACCAGGGCCGTGGGGTTAGCCATAGCGTAGCCGAATTCGAAGCCCAGCACCGCGTACTCACTTAGCAGCGAGTTGTAGATGCTCAGCTTTTCCTGGCCTTCGCCGATGTAGTTCAGCGAGTTATAAGGGGCAGAAGTCTCGGCGTCGTGCAGTACGGCGTGGCGGTGCGAGAAAGTACCGCGCTGCACGTCCTGCCCGCTGACGCGCACAATGTGCTTTTCGCTCAGCAAGGAGCCATAGGCCAGCAACTCACCAGCGGCCCAGTTCAGGACGCGGGTATCGAAGAACATCTTCTTGCGCTCTTCAATCAGCTTTTCAATCTGCTTCAGGGGACGGAAGCCTTCGGGCAGCGTGGTCAGGGCCTTGCCGACCTGCTGCACCACTTCTTCGCTAATGCCGGTTTCGGGCGACTGCTCGAAGTCCTCTGGCTTGGAGCGACGCAGGCTGCGCCACTCGTTTTCCAAGGCTTGGTAGTTGTAGGGCAGAGGCTTCTGCTTTACCATGTCGAGGCGGGCCTGCAGGGTGTCGCGGAACTCCTTGTCCATCTGAGCCGCCAGCTGCGCGTCTACGTCGCCGCGCTGCACCAGCGTCGCGTTGTAGACTTCGCGCGGGTTCTGGTGCTTGCTGATGATGTTGTAGAGCGTGGGCTGGGTGAACTTGGGCTCATCCGACTCGTTGTGGCCGTGGCGGCGGTAGCACACCATATCAATAAAGATATCGGCGTGAAACTGCTGGCGGTACTCGGTAGCGAGGCGCACGGCAAATACTACGGCCTCAGGGTCGTCGCCATTCACGTGCAGCACTGGCGCATCAATAATTTTGGCTAGGTCCGTGCTGTAGATAGACGAGCGGGCGTCTTCAAAGTCGGTGGTGAAACCAACCTGGTTATTAATCACAAAGTGAATGGTGCCGCCGGTCTTGTAGCCTTCCAGCTGCGACATTTGCGTCAGCTCGTAACCAATACCCTGCCCGGCCAAAGCTGCGTCGCCGTGGATGAGGATGGGCAGAATCTGGTGATAGTCGCCACCGTACTGGTGTTCAATCTTGGCCCGGACGAAGCCTTCTACCACGGGGTTCACCGCTTCAAGGTGCGAGGGGTTGGGCGCCAGTTTCAGGTTCACCTTGCGGCCCGCTTCGCTTTCTACCTCCGAGCTGTAGCCCATGTGGTACTTCACGTCGCCGTCGCCCATGGTCAAATCCGGTACGGCCGTCCCCTCGAATTCCGAGAAGATCTGCTCGTAGGTCTTGCCCATGATGTTGGCCAGCACGTTGAGTCGGCCGCGGTGGGCCATGCCAATCATGACCTCATTCACGCCCAGCTCCGAAGCCTTATTGATAATGGCATCGAGGGCAGGAATCGTGGTTTCACCGCCTTCCAGGGAGAAGCGCTTCTGGCCCAGGAATTTGGTATGCAGGAAGTTCTCAAAAACAACAGCTTCGTTGAGCTTCTTTAGGATGCGCTTCTTGTACTCTACACCGGGGTTGAAAGCCAGCGAGTCTTTCTCGACCTTAGCCCGGAACCAGTCCAGGATCTGCGGGTCGCGGATATACATATACTCGAAGCCGATGCTACGGGTATAAATTTTCTCGAGGGCCGAAATGATGTCGCGCAGTTTGGCGCTGGCGCCAAGGCCAATGGCTTCGCCGTTCTTGAACGTCGTGTCCAAGTCGCCTTCGCTCAAACCGAAGTCGGCAATGTCGAGGCGGGCTTTGCGGTCTTTGCGTTCCCGCACCGGGTTGGTTTTGGCGCGCAGGTGGCCGCGGCTGCGGTAGGCATGAATCAGGTTGCTGACCTGGGTTTCCTTGTCAGCCGACACCGTGTCGACGGCCCGAATCTGACCAGCACCGTCCGTAGAGGCATTGGTGCTAAGCACACCGGAGCCAACTACCTGAGCTTCTCCGTCGGCAGGGTACTGCTGGGAGAAGTCGAAGCCTTCGAAGAATTTGCGCCAGCCGAAGTCTACCGACTCAGGGTCGGCCTGATAGGCTTTGTAGAGCTGGTCGATGTAGTCGCCATGGGCATTGGCGATATAAGAGTAAGCGTCCATGGGAAAAGGAGCTAAGTGAAGTGGCGTAAATGTATTACGCTTCACAGTAAGGCAAAAACCTAAATTCGATTACACAAATATGCCTGTATTTCACAAGCTTATTTTCCGCAACCCTTGATTCTGCATAATGGTGCCAGCCAATCTATTCAAAATAAAGCGCAAAGCTTTCCAGCACTGCCGGAAAGCTTTGCGCTTCAAGGAGTTATTATTTGGGCAAGGCCATCTTAAAAATCCAGTAAGGTTGGTCCTGCTTACCGACGCCCTTATTCCAAGTCGGCGTTTTGTGGATGGCGGATGCCGTAACATACATAGTGCCATCAGCGGTGAAGGCAAAGGTGTCGGGCCACTGCAGACGGGTATCCTGCACTACCGTCGTAATTTTGCCATTCGGCGTGCGGCGCTTTATGGAATGATCTTCAAAAGCTGTCAAATACAGGTTATTGGCCGCATCGATTTCCATTCCGTCGCAGGCCGGCACTTTGCCTAAGTCTTCAATCTGCTGGGCGAGTTGAGCGTCCGTTAAAGCTGGATTGCGCAAGGCTTCCGTTTTGATGCGGTAGAGCTTATAGCTGGTAAGCGGCTTCCAGTACAAGTATTGCAAATCCTGACTCAGGGCAATGCCGTCGGCGTTGAACCGGGCCCGTTTGCCGGTTGCATCAATCATCTCGTGCCCATCGGCCTTAATATTCAGGGTAGTGTCGCCAAGCATGGAAGTATGTTTGGTTAGTACCCGGCGAGCTTTGCCGGCTTTCAAATCCACCACGACCAAGCTGCCTTCCCCCGATTCGGTGATATAGGCGTAGCTGTTCTGGGTGTCGACGCGCACGTCGTTGAGGTAGGATTTGCGCGGAGCCACATTTTCCGGGAAGCTGATGTTCTGCACTACTTTATTCGTAGCGGGGTCAATCTTAACCAACTTCGGTCCGCCGGGCACCGTGGCTTTCAAACCGGGCGAAGCGGGGTCGAGTACCCAAAGCATGCCGGTTTTGTCGGCGTGTACACTTTGGGGACAAATCCAGTGCTTCTGGGGCTCGTTGCGGGTAGTTTCGTTCCACATGCACCAGGTAGCATCGGGGTAGGGCTTGACTGAGCCGTCCGTCCCGATTTCAGCAACCGGCGCTACGGGGTTGTCGTCCCAGCGCGGGAAGTCGCCAAACGTGCGGCCGTCGGGCAGTACGGCCACGCCCACAATCTGCGGCTCCCGAAACTCAGCGACTACCTGCAAGGGCGAGTTTGCCGCTGCGCCCGTGGCCGAGGAATCAGCGGAAGCTGAGTTATTGTTGGCAGCATCTGCTCCCTCGGGCGTGGCAGGCGAAGAGCAGGCAACCGAAAAAGCAGCGAGAAACAAACCACAGCTATAGGTGGCCATTTGACGGCCGGCAGCGGAATAAAGGAAAGAGGACATAGTCGAGCTTAATTGTGTTTTGAAAGGATGAAAAAGGAAGTAAAGAGGGTCAGGAACTCAACTATTACTTACGACTTCATCCCCGAGTGGTTTAGCTCAGCCTCAACCTTAAGGAAGCATTGAACGAACTAATCACGCCTTTTTATTGTTTTGTTAATATTATTTATTACTTTAGTATATATTTCCACTATATAGCCCCGACTTTTACTCCCGTACGACAACCTTTTGTGGTCTTATGGAGTTAACCCCTCCTTGCCCGCCTTCCATATAGGCAACCCATTCTCTTCGGGTGTGAAGAAGAGTCCACCAACCTAACCGCCATGTCTATTGCGTTAGTCCTACTGACCCTCCTGTTTCCTCCGCGGCCCATTTTTTCCGCAGCTCTTCCTTCTACTGTCGCTCACCTGAGCCCTCGTACAGTGGCTTTCGTTCCGGCTCCCGTTATTGCCCAACGTCCACCCCGCCGCCTACCTACTTTCACGGTTACGGCAACCATTTACGAAGCTGAAGCTCGGCAAACGGACTCCGAGCCCTTCGTTACGGCCGACAATTCGCGCATCCCGCGGCGGCACTCCAGCAAAATGCGCTGGATGGCTTTATCCCGGGACCTGCTCAAAAAGTGGGGCGGCCACTTTGATTACGGCGACTCCGTCCGCGTAACCGGCATTTCGCCCAAGCTCGACGGCAACTACATCATTCACGACACCATGAACCGGCGGCACCGGCACTGCATGGATATCCTGGCCGCGAAGTCGGAACACTTGGATGAAATGTGGAAAAACGTGAAGATTGTAAAGATTGAGCCGCAGTGGCGCGCCAGCTAAGCCACGCTTTACTGCCTTTTCCTTTTTTGCCCCCAAAGCCGCAGCGTTGACTGCACTTTTGGGTGGAACCCTGTTTTTTACTGGGCTGCTTAACCAGCCAAACCCTCCCAGCGCTCCAGCGTTAGCGGTTCGCCGTCCTGGTCGTACAGGTAGCTTAAAGGCTGCCGGGGGTCACGCATGATTTCGGTGTAGGGAATCTGCCACCGTTTCCACATTTCCTGCAGCGAAGTACCGTAAGCGGAGTTTTCCCAGGGATTGAAAATCTCCCGGGTCACATCGTCAATGAGCGTATCGAATACCAGCTCCGTGTCGCCGGGCTGCACTGGGCGCGGAAAATAGTCGGGCACTACGTTCAGCAGATACGCGCCGTAGTACACCCGGGCCTTGAACTCGGCAATCTGAATGGGGTGCAGGGGTCGCTGGGCATCCCGGTATACGCGCCCCATAGCTTGGCGCAATAATCCGTTGTCAATCAAGCAACTGACCAGCACTGTTTCATCGAGCTTGATGCTGAAGGTCATCGTGCTCAGGTCGTCGTCGTA belongs to Hymenobacter cellulosilyticus and includes:
- a CDS encoding group III truncated hemoglobin, whose protein sequence is MKTSATLPDIRTEGDIKTLVDTLCSKATNDTLLGARFGAAARIHWPQYLTTQYRYWSSTLLGKGTQEGEPLPEQLALPTSGPHIEHWVKLFSSAVEECFAGSKAEEAKKLARQMATRLSLSRTRELPVD
- a CDS encoding dienelactone hydrolase family protein produces the protein MIRTFLFLILIFCASVARAASGFADLKQGPHAVGFRVVQQYDYARAYKGRTDAVTGKPTTGELARPIQTLVWYPAQKGGTPIRYADYLRTEATDDNFARTDAEAAAFLADKLQWAAAQVGPKQAQQLFDQRMWAVRNASAAAGKFPVVIYAAGGGGTAHEAADLCEYLASYGYVVLASRSLGTRTKDMNFDAEGLGTQARDIQFLLSYAHTLPQADLAHVAAAGWSWGGLANALAATQDSRIGAIVSFDGTKAQEDTKPVSRVRLTVPWLYVQRRSESVRELSAKGMQTTGILLNEAKYSDLYHVVMNPMEHIDFSTIALRVAEPAHFAEYSRAEVEAAYHWTCRYTLEFLNAHLKDAATGRQFLDRTPAQNGVPAHMARLYHLPARSGPVPTQAGFAAALAQEGFDKAPEIYRQLQQQEPAFALSEGELNTWGYQLLREARNPAAARAIFALGTELYPNDANLFDSLGEADEKNHDIQAAITHYRRSLQLNPANQNARQRLQNLGPRGRGCMVSLRG
- a CDS encoding EamA family transporter — encoded protein: MLYACYYHSFPRRHPRAFAIVYIVWGSTYLGIRFAIDSMPPLLMAGSRYLLAGLILYTFMRLRGEAAPTRQGWATAVIIGICLLTFGNGGVTLGEQYIPSGMTSLLVATVPMFLALLGWMSGVAARPTLRVALGLALGLGGVYLLARTPGVSHVAIPGHEAIGIALVLVAALVWAIGSLYSKKKQAASSPFLAGGMQMICGGLTMLLIGLVRGEATGFELAAVTTKSWIAYAYLVTLGSIVAFSAYIWLLRAVEPALAGTYAFVNPVVAVLLGWAFAGEQLTTGMLGGAALIVAAVILVVLGGRQKSSS
- the proC gene encoding pyrroline-5-carboxylate reductase — protein: MENTTKIAILGSGNIGISLAKGLVKAGMSAPEAITLTRRNAAALAPLAQAGYQTTADNLAAVEQADIVVLAVLPQQLNKLLDSIKTAFNPDKHLLISVISGVSCQDIRNQAGAALRVVRAMPNTAIGIGQSMTCIASDQELDDDLALVEKLFDTVGMTVRINEELMTSATALCACGVAFFLRAIRAASQGGTEIGFHAHDALKMAAQTAKGAADLLLQLASHPEQEIDKVTSPKGCTIAGLNEMEHHGFSSAMIKGIRLSADKAGKLYKED
- a CDS encoding M1 family metallopeptidase, with protein sequence MLRSLSLVAALIGLIPTASAQLLQANPKATRADSLRGTLTPLRTCYDINYYHLDVKLNIDDRSLSGSNLFRFTATQDFTRLQFDLFANLTVEKVVYKGQSLPFTREANAVFVTFAQPIRKGSQDEFTVFYAGKPRVAERAPWDGGLVFTKDANGKPWVATAVQGLGASAWWPNKDHQSDEVDSMLISVTVPQGLKDVSNGRLRKTTKLKGGLTRFDWAVRNPINNYDVALNVGDYTSFSDSYTGEKGKLSLEYWVLRENLGKAKTHFAANVKPMLKSLEHWFGPYPFYEDGYKLVDAPHLGMEHQSAVAYGNKYQNGYLGHDRSATGWGLKWDFIIIHESGHEWFGNNITSKDIADMWVHESFTTYSEALFTESQFGKPAGQEYLHGQRRNIQNDGPIIGPYGVNQEGSGDMYDKGSNLLNMVRTIVNDDEKWRQILRGLGQQFYHQTVTTEQIVGYINQQSGKNLTKVFDQYLRYGSIPTLEIRQEEGKVLVRWVANVPDFDMPVRVRLKGGQYGFIQPGTRFQEISLPGATKDNLEVDTFNYYIGVLVD